In Blastocatellia bacterium, the genomic window TGCCTGTCTGCCGCGCCTGCGGCCTGGCAGCACCAAGCTCCCGCGCGGCGTAGAACTGTCGCGCGCCGACGCCTGACCATTTAAGCGCCGAGTCCAGCTCAATGAAGTCGAGCGCGCCATAGTTCGCCCGCGGATTGTAGTAGAGGACATGGCCGCCGGGCAGGTCATCAAAATCGCGCGCCTGCGTCGCAGGGCTTTGCAGAATGACTTTCTCGTGCGGCGGGTTGTCGGTCTCCCAACCGTCGGGCCAGCCCTCTTCGGCCCCTCCGGCCCAGTGTGTGAACGGTTCGTAAGGCGAAGCCGAGATGGCCGAAAAGAAGAAGCCGTAGGTGCCGGCCTTAGCCGTGGTCCGCGCGCGCCAGACGATGACCGGGCTGTTGGCGTACCATTCAAACTCCCACTCTTCAACGCTCGCCCCGAGCCGCGCCCCTCTGAGCTGCACACGCGCTCGCAGCGGCCCTGCCTCGATCACGTTGACTTCTGTAAACCCTGCCGAGCGGGCGTTGCCTGCGAGCGCTGTCCCCCAGCCGGCGCTGCTCAGGCCGAAGGCGAGCGGCTCTTTCAGGTTCGGCGTCGTTTCGACGAGGTTGAGCATGCGCTGGTCGCCCGCCGTGCGGTTGTAGGCTTCAACAATCGCCGGCGGCGTCTGGTCTTTGCCCAGGTTGATGATGATGCCGAAGCGGCTATTGCCAAGCTCGATGCGACTCGTGCCCAGTCGGCGCACGACGATGTCGCTCTGGTAATCGCCGCCGCGCTCGTTGGGCTTTTGTGGAGGCGAGGCGACGGGCAAAGCCAGGAGCCGATAGCGCGGCAGGTTGCCGGGTATAAAGGTGGCCGGGAAAAGAATCTCGGCTGACTTGATCGTGCCGTCCGGGTGAGCGTCGCTGACGACGACTTGAACCGGCAGTTCATGCCCCACATCGTCGAGCACGCGCAACTGCGCGGCGCGCGCCTGGCCCGCGGCAAAGCGAGTGACCAATCGCACGGCCTCGCGGTCGCGCCGCTCGATCCCCGTCGGTTCTTCGAGCTGGATGGTCCAGGTGCGCCCTTGCGCCTCAGCCATCACGGCAGCAGAAAGGAGAGATAAGATCAGGGCGGCCAGCTTAGTCATCCTGGTTCTTTCTGAGCGAGCAACAATCATTGCCGCTTGTGTGCAGCTTCACCGTCACTGCTTTACGGTTCGGGGTGTGGAAATGACGCGGGACATTCTACTCTGAAGATCAGCCTTGTGTCAGCCCGCAGTTGTGGGCCATTCAGTTCTTGACATTCAAAAGATGAATTAAACACAGAGACACAGAGGCACGGAGACACGGAGGTCTCTCGGTGCCGCTTCCGTGTCTCCGTGTCTCTGTGCCTCTGTGTTTGTCTCCCATCTCTCGCACCCTGGTGTAAGATGGAGCGCATGATGCTGCCATCGCTTGCCGACATTCAAGAGGCTCGACTGAGGATTGCTGACGCCGCGATCCGCACGCCGCTCGTCCGACTCGACATCAAAGAGTCGCCGGCTGAGATTTATCTCAAGCTCGAAAACCTTCAGCCCATCGGCTCATTCAAAATCCGCGGCGCTGCTACTGCTATGGGACACATGCCGACCGAGACATTGACTCACGGCGTGCTCACGGCGTCGGCAGGCAACATGGCGCAGGGCGTCGCCTGGACGGCGCGTCGTATGGGTATCCCCTGCACCGTTGTCGCGCCTGAGACGGCACCGGAAACCAAGGTCAGAGCCATTGAGCGGCTCGGGGCTCGCGTCATCAAGGTCCCGTTCGAGGAGTGGTGGAGAGCCTTTGAGCAACGCGCCTATCCTGGTGTCAATGCGCCCTTCGTTCATGCGTTTGACGACCTTCATGTGATGGCCGGCAACGGCACCATCGCGCTCGAAATCATCGAAGACCTGCCGGAGGTTGACGCCGTCGTCGTGCCGTGGGGCGGCGGCGGTCTGACCTGCGGCATCGCAACCGCGATGCGCGCCCTCCGTCCGACGTGCAAGGTGTTTGCCGCAGAGGTAGCGACGGCAGCGCCGCTCATCGCCGCGCTCGCGGCTGGGTCGCCACAGACGGTCAACTATTCCCCTTCATTCGTGGACGGCATCGGCTCGAAGACGGTTTTCCCGCAAATGCTCGAACGCGCACAGGGGCTGATCGCTGGCTCGCTCGTCGCAGACCTGGAAGCAGTCGCCGCTGCGGTGCGGCTTCTGGCTGAACGCAACCGCATCATCGCCGAAGGGGCGGGGGCGTGTCCGGTGGCGTGCGCGCTAGCCGGCAAAGCGGGCAGCGGTAGGGTGGTCTGTATCGTCTCAGGTGGGAACATAGATTTCGGCAAACTCTGCGCCATCCTCACCGGCGAGACGGTGGCCCATTAATTTCAATAGCGCCGCCGCGAAAGCGTAGCCGCCGCCGGGCGGGACTTTGATCCGGGACAGGCTCGTTAACACTTTCTTCCGCGTCGCGTCTTAATTGCTATGAGTTTCATGCAACAGCCTTCAGAAAGGGAGTAGATATATGAAAAGCACTACGGTCGCATTGCTGATGGTCGCGCTCGCCGGTTTTGGTCTTGCTCACAGCGCCGAAGCCGGACAGCGGAGGAAGCATCAGGGGTTCTCGATCACCACCGGCTCTGAGAAGGAGCTTCGCGATTGCTCGCAAGTGAGATTGACCGTTCCGGACGGAGAAGTCCTGCGGTCGGAGCAGGCGATGACCCTGCCGCAGAATTCGGGCTCAACGCTGCGGATTCAGGCTCCGCATCATGGAGGAATTTTTGTTCAGGGGTGGGATCGCAGCGACTATTCCATCAAGGCGTGCATGGGCGCTGCCGGCGACACGGCGGCCGACGCCAGGGCGGTCCTGGATCAGCTCTCGCTTTCCGTTCACGATGGGCAACTGAGCGTGCAAGGGCCGGACGGCGAAACATGGATCGGTTATCTGCTGGTGCAGGCTCCCAACGGAGCGAGCCTGGAACTGGAATCGAGCAACGGCCCGATTGGCCTGAACGGCTTATCGGCAACCGTCCAGGCGCGCACCACCAACGGCCCTATTTCATTTACCGATGTCTCCGGAAAGATCAAAGCCCGCGCCCAAAACGGCCCCATCAATGTGTCGGGTAACCGCGGAGAGTATCACCTTGAGGCGCAGAATGGCCCCATCGGCGTTGATTTGGAAGGCGGGCAATGGGAGTCCGGAGAGTTAGAGGCGATCACTCAGAATGGACCACTGACGCTGACGCTGCCTGAAGGCTATCAATCCCCTGTGCGCGTCGAATCCGCGGGGCATTCTCCGGTCGAATGCCGGGCCGTGCAATGCAAACAGGCGATGCGAACCTGGGACAGGCCGAATGTCATCGAATTCGGAGAATCGGCTCCGGTTATACGAATGTCAACGGTGAACGGGCCGATCACGATCACTTCCGCGAGTCATAAGCACCGCCGAACGAACTGAGCCAGGTGGCCTGGTTATCTAAGCGGTTTACGATTGCGTTTGCTGTGTAGCGCAAGGCGGTTGGCTTGCGCTACACCCATCTGAAAACCGCTCTAATCCCCTGATTGCTCCTGTGGCGTCGCGGCGGTTACCGCCGCCGCCTGAGGCAAGCGGAAGTAGCCGAGTGCCGTGATCAGAAACAGCATGGCGGCGCTGGCAAAGAATAGATTCCTAATCCCAAGCGCTTGTGCCAGCGAGCCCGATATCACCAGGCCCACCAACTGCGCTATCGATAACACGGACATGAAGCTGCTGCTCACCCGTCCGACCATTTCCATCGGCGTCTGTCCCTGCATAATCGTTTGCGCCGACACAATAACAAAAAGCACGCCGACGCCAAGCCCGAACATCCCTACAGAAGCCGCCGCAATGGTCTTGAAGGCGGCCATCACAACCACGAATCCGCCCATCGTGCTCAACCCCCACAGCGACAGGCGGGTCTTGGAGACGCCTTGCCCGAACCGGCTGATCAACAGCGTGCCGCCGATCATGCCGACGCCGATCAGTGAATTGATGATGCCGAACGCGAGTGAATTGGCCTGCAATTCGTCGCGCACATAGACCGCGATCAGCGGTCCGAAACAGGAGACCGCAAACATCCCGGCGGCCATCGCCAGAATCACGAAGGAGATGGTCGGGTGGGTAAAAATAAACTTCAGCCCGGCGAGCAAATCGGTCAATACGGATTTCAGCCGATGGCTCTCCTTCGACGGCGCCGCGGGCTCGCGCGCGATCACCAGGGTTGCAATCATCGCCGCCGAAAAGATGAAGCTGAGCGTGTCAAGGTAATAGCAGGAACTGGCGCCGAACCAGCCCACCATGG contains:
- a CDS encoding threonine/serine dehydratase, encoding MMLPSLADIQEARLRIADAAIRTPLVRLDIKESPAEIYLKLENLQPIGSFKIRGAATAMGHMPTETLTHGVLTASAGNMAQGVAWTARRMGIPCTVVAPETAPETKVRAIERLGARVIKVPFEEWWRAFEQRAYPGVNAPFVHAFDDLHVMAGNGTIALEIIEDLPEVDAVVVPWGGGGLTCGIATAMRALRPTCKVFAAEVATAAPLIAALAAGSPQTVNYSPSFVDGIGSKTVFPQMLERAQGLIAGSLVADLEAVAAAVRLLAERNRIIAEGAGACPVACALAGKAGSGRVVCIVSGGNIDFGKLCAILTGETVAH
- a CDS encoding DUF4097 family beta strand repeat-containing protein — its product is MVALAGFGLAHSAEAGQRRKHQGFSITTGSEKELRDCSQVRLTVPDGEVLRSEQAMTLPQNSGSTLRIQAPHHGGIFVQGWDRSDYSIKACMGAAGDTAADARAVLDQLSLSVHDGQLSVQGPDGETWIGYLLVQAPNGASLELESSNGPIGLNGLSATVQARTTNGPISFTDVSGKIKARAQNGPINVSGNRGEYHLEAQNGPIGVDLEGGQWESGELEAITQNGPLTLTLPEGYQSPVRVESAGHSPVECRAVQCKQAMRTWDRPNVIEFGESAPVIRMSTVNGPITITSASHKHRRTN
- a CDS encoding MFS transporter encodes the protein MTIREVLKLVPVRRLWLAQLVSVFGDFLAVFAVLSYVSFNLHASAAQVTLISISFMIPFALIGPVAGVFVDRWNVKRTMIASDLIRAALALALVFAATLGQVYAILFLLSAVSTFFVPAQTVTLRTIVPPEGLLAANTLIQQAFQVMRIISPALAGAMVGWFGASSCYYLDTLSFIFSAAMIATLVIAREPAAPSKESHRLKSVLTDLLAGLKFIFTHPTISFVILAMAAGMFAVSCFGPLIAVYVRDELQANSLAFGIINSLIGVGMIGGTLLISRFGQGVSKTRLSLWGLSTMGGFVVVMAAFKTIAAASVGMFGLGVGVLFVIVSAQTIMQGQTPMEMVGRVSSSFMSVLSIAQLVGLVISGSLAQALGIRNLFFASAAMLFLITALGYFRLPQAAAVTAATPQEQSGD